In a single window of the Prionailurus viverrinus isolate Anna chromosome D3, UM_Priviv_1.0, whole genome shotgun sequence genome:
- the SLC35E4 gene encoding solute carrier family 35 member E4, whose product MCRCPLEHHDGRMTSAEAVAVASGARVAGSPEWPPDTPQALGRPGRVRVAVAALVWLLAGASMSSLNKWIFTVHGFGRPLLLSALHMLAAALACRWGAQRPMPSRTRRQVLLLSFTFGTSMACGNVGLSAVPLDLAQLATTTTPLITLALSALLLGRRHHPLQFAAMGPLCLGAACSLAGELRTPPAGCGFLLAATCLRGLKSIQQSALLQEERLDAVTLLYATSLPSFCLLAGAALVLEAGVAPPPAPTNSHLWACILISCLLSVLYNLASFSLLALTSALTVHVLGNLTVVGNLILSRLLFGSRLSALSYVGIALTLSGMFLYHNCEFVASWAARRGLWRRDQTGKGL is encoded by the exons ATGTGTCGCTGCCCACTGGAGCACCATGACGGCAGGATGACCTCAGCGGAGGCAGTGGCAGTGGCCAGTGGTGCTCGGGTGGCTGGGTCCCCCGAGTGGCCCCCCGACACTCCCCAGGCCCTTGGTCGGCCTGGCCGGGTCAGGGTGGCAGTGGCAGCGCTGGTGTGGCTGCTGGCAGGAGCCAGCATGTCGAGCCTCAACAAGTGGATCTTCACTGTGCATGGCTTCGGGCGGCCCCTCCTGCTGTCAGCGCTGCACATGCTGGCAGCAGCATTGGCATGCCGTTGGGGGGCACAGCGCCCCATGCCCAGCCGCACCCGCCGCCAAGTGCTGCTGCTTAGCTTCACCTTCGGCACCTCGATGGCCTGTGGCAACGTGGGCCTGAGCGCTGTGCCCCTAGACCTGGCACAACTGGCCACCACTACTACACCACTGATCACGCTGGCCCTGTCAGCGCTGCTGCTCGGCCGTCGCCACCACCCGCTACAATTTGCTGCCATGGGCCCACTCTGCCTGGGGGCTGCCTGCAGCTTGGCTGGTGAGCTCCGGACACCTCCTGCTGGCTGTGGCTTCCTGTTGGCTGCTACCTGCCTCCGTGGCCTCAAGTCCATTCAGCAGA GTGCCCTGCTGCAGGAGGAGAGGCTGGACGCGGTGACCCTGCTGTACGCCACCTCGCTGCCCAGCTTCTGCCTGCTGGCGGGCGCGGCCCTGGTGCTGGAGGCTGGTGTGGCACCGCCGCCCGCTCCCACCAACTCCCACCTCTGGGCCTGCATCCTGATCAGCTGCCTCCTGTCCGTGCTCTACAACTTGGCCAGCTTCTCCCTGCTGGCTCTCACCTCTGCTCTCACCGTCCATGTCCTGGGCAACCTCACTGTCGTGGGCAACCTCATCCTGTCCCGGCTCCTGTTTGGCAGCCGCCTCAGCGCCCTCAGCTATGTGGGCATTGCACTCACCCTTTCAGGAATGTTCCTTTACCACAATTGCGAGTTCGTGGCCTCCTGGGCTGCCCGCCGTGGCCTCTGGCGGAGGGACCAGACTGGCAAGGGTCTATGA
- the CD3H5orf52 gene encoding uncharacterized protein C5orf52 homolog — translation MAYHLVTISESFSSVVDAAAQQPRPSVTWNLGSPLGYSTAAQATTSSGTTPAWTFQRERLGSHPEINVGTHPQICFLRPRTAQLPVLFSLMNSSEAAVKKFLPKSNLPRVIIRDNLSAQRVYEMEIRASDKTKRKMSHLYDHLKKKFMTDQLRKLGCWRRESMNIQQYLDSIQVCKVQFNLHPHRKSQPP, via the exons ATGGCTTATCATCTGGTTACCATTTCTGAGTCGTTCTCCAGTGTGGTAGACGCGGCTGCCCAGCAACCCAGGCCCTCGGTCACATGGAACCTGGGCTCGCCTTTGGGTTATTCGACCGCCGCCCAGGCCACCACCAGTTCCGGCACCACCCCGGCCTGGACCTTCCAGCGCGAGAGGCTCGGCTCTCACCCCGAAATCAACGTAGGGACCCACCCGCAGATCTGCTTCCTGCGGCCGCGGACAGCGCAGCTGCCGGTGCTCTTCAG CTTAATGAATTCCAGTGAAGCAGCAGTGAAAAAATTTTTACCCAAGAGCAACTTACCCCGGGTGATTATTCGTGACAACCTCAGTGCACAACGAGTCTATGAGATGGAG ATAAGAGCTTCAGACAAGACCAAGAGAAAGATGAGCCACTTGTATGACCATCTGAAGAAAAAGTTCATGACCGACCAGCTCAGAAAGCTGGGGTGCTGGAGACGGGAATCCATGAACATCCAGCAGTACCTGGATAGCATCCAAGTATGCAAGGTCCAGTTCAACCTCCATCCTCACAGGAAAAGCCAGCCACCCTAG
- the DUSP18 gene encoding dual specificity protein phosphatase 18, with the protein MTAPPCTFPVQFRQPSVSGLSQITSSLYISNGVAANNKLMLSSNRITTVINVSVEVVNTLYEDIQYVQVPVADTPISRLCDFFDPIADHIHSVEMKQGRTLLHCAAGVSRSAALCLAYLMKYHAMSLLDAHTWTKSCRPIIRPNNGFWEQLIHYEFQLFGKNSVHMVSSPMGVIPDIYEKEVHLMIPL; encoded by the coding sequence ATGACAGCACCCCCGTGTACCTTTCCGGTTCAGTTCCGGCAGCCATCAGTCAGTGGCCTCTCACAGATCACCAGCAGCCTATACATCAGCAATGGGGTGGCTGCCAACAACAAGCTCATGCTCTCCAGCAACCGGATCACCACGGTCATCAATGTCTCAGTAGAAGTGGTGAACACTTTATACGAGGACATCCAGTATGTACAGGTGCCAGTGGCTGACACACCCATCTCACGTCTCTGTGACTTCTTTGACCCCATTGCTGACCACATCCACAGTGTGGAGATGAAGCAGGGCCGCACACTGCTGCACTGCGCTGCTGGCGTGAGCCGCTCAGCTGCCCTCTGCCTTGCCTACCTCATGAAGTACCATGCCATGTCCCTGCTGGACGCCCACACGTGGACCAAGTCATGCCGGCCCATCATCCGGCCCAACAATGGCTTTTGGGAGCAGCTCATCCACTATGAGTTCCAGCTGTTTGGCAAGAACTCCGTGCACATGGTCAGCTCCCCTATGGGAGTAATCCCTGACATCTACGAGAAGGAGGTCCATTTGATGATTCCACTGTGA